The following proteins are encoded in a genomic region of Ananas comosus cultivar F153 linkage group 25, ASM154086v1, whole genome shotgun sequence:
- the LOC109703514 gene encoding protein DJ-1 homolog D: MAKAGAQKRALIFCGDYVEDYEIMVPFQALQAYGIAVDAVCPGKKAGEICRTAVHQGLGHQTYSESRGHNFTLNATFDEIDVSTYDGLVIPGGRAPEYLAMNEPLLNIVRKFSESRKPIASICHGQLILAAAGVVTNRKCTAYPPVKPVLIDAGSHWVEADTMAKCVTDGNLITGATYEGHPEFINLFVKALGGTIAGSNKRVLFLCGDYMEDYEVMVPFQSLQALGCHVDAVCPNKGAGDKCPTAVHDFEGDQTYSEKPGHDFTLTASFDGLDASSYDALVIPGGRAPEYLALNEKVIALVKEFMGQGKPVASICHGQQILAAAGVLKGKKCTAYPAVKLNVVLAGATWLEPDPISRCFTDGNLVTGAAWPGHPEFVSHLMALLGIKVSF; encoded by the exons ATGGCGAAAGCTGGAGCTCAGAAGAGGGCTTTGATCTTCTGCGGAGACTACGTGGAGGATTACGAG ATTATGGTTCCGTTCCAAGCGTTGCAAGCGTACGGAATCGCGGTGGACGCCGTGTGTCCCGGAAAGAAGGCCGGGGAGATTTGCCGAACCGCCGTACATCAGGGATTAGGGCATCAG ACATATTCTGAATCAAGGGGTCACAACTTCACGCTGAATGCAACATTTGATGAGATTGACGTGAGCACGTATGATGGGCTCGTAATCCCCGGAGGACGTGCACCGGAGTATCTTGCAATGAATGAACCGTTGTTAAACATTGTGCGGAAATTTTCTGAATCAAGGAAGCCTATTGCATCTATTTGCCATGGACAGCTTATTTTGGCAGCAGCAGGAGTTGTGACAAACCGAAAATGTACAGCTTATCCACCTGTAAAGCCAGTTCTGATTGATGCAGGTTCTCACTGGGTAGAAGCTGATACAATGGCAAAGTGTGTCACCGATGGGAATTTAATTACAGGAGCAACATACGAAGGGCATCCTGAATTTATCAACCTTTTCGTGAAAGCACTTGGTGGCACCATAGCAGGCTCGAATAAAAGGGTTTTGTTCCTCTGTGGG GATTACATGGAGGATTATGAGGTGATGGTACCATTCCAGTCTCTGCAAGCTCTGGGCTGCCATGTTGATGCAGTATGCCCCAATAAAGGAGCAGGCGACAAGTGTCCGACTGCTGTTCACGACTTCGAAGGCGACCAGACCTATAGTGAAAAGCCGGGCCATGATTTCACGTTGACTGCATCCTTTGATGGCTTAGATGCCTCAAGCTATGATGCACTAGTTATCCCGGGAGGGCGAGCCCCCGAGTACCTTGCATTGAACGAGAAGGTCATTGCGCTGGTGAAAGAATTCATGGGTCAAGGAAAGCCGGTTGCATCAATTTGCCATGGGCAGCAGATCTTGGCGGCTGCTGGAGTTTTGAAG GGAAAGAAGTGCACTGCATACCCCGCTGTGAAGCTCAATGTGGTGTTGGCCGGAGCGACATGGTTGGAACCCGACCCCATCAGCCGTTGCTTCACCGACGGCAATCTGGTTACAGGCGCGGCTTGGCCAGGGCACCCCGAGTTCGTTTCGCATCTCATGGCTCTGCTTGGAATTAAGGTCTCCTTCTAA
- the LOC109703464 gene encoding zinc finger CCCH domain-containing protein 32-like isoform X2, translating into MGSECEYRHSDGARVNPRDCWYWFNGSCLNSKCSFRHPPLDGLFGGPPTSGPTPPPPSQAPASAQGTAPHFPPYNTNKQSVPCYYFQKGNCMKGDKCLFMHGPQAAANPNPQQSAKVPIASTEPPQSQKKDSWGIKECQQQNVPTQQSAAITSADKPKANIDKPAVHVDKPKVNVEEPAVAPPTSAKAFIKAEGASHNVQPVKKSLPPYLPDDDLPEFDHNYLAAGKGYVQQRRSRSHQVQHLDDRAQNGNRDADEFLGESSPGFDVLVDNEDEDSGYLHNEDNFAGPLVNPIDDYDYHRSEYELAVKDERDRYNEMAMYDRLGRAHGNYELDRFRASPERLSVRERRLLHREADREEIGGSDLRHRLTKQRRLNGSRSALSPDGRGEHYRREKQYPGERRRDHHSRRNHDHPQRESSISTRLQGRIRLPRRSSPDRADLKERDRGRPRGRVSPVRPVDLHSRHQERTRKISEEFTTDGRNLGGRLGKRDEVQSVNFPGPKSLAELKGGKAVESSQEQPAKGTTSASKEQLREPVGSLGFEGPKPLSVILKRKREAALGNGESSGVRKEDVERDAGTHEKGGEQEMGSTLEVHKVGTVEEEEEEGLIPSDGEDINYDGKSSAKGDMVEAEDGVDAIEDQELENYDQRDGESDYEAMEGGDYKVEENAYPEDDDDLDDEDDFARKVGVMFS; encoded by the exons ATG GGTAGCGAATGTGAGTATCGTCACAGTGACGGAGCAAGAGTTAATCCCAGGGATTGTTGGTACTGGTTCAATGGCAGCTGCTTGAATTCAAAATGCTCATTTCGACACCCG CCGCTCGATGGTTTGTTTGGTGGCCCGCCAACTTCAGGACCCACCCCACCTCCTCCATCACAGGCCCCAGCATCCGCACAGGGAACTGCACCCCATTTTCCTCCTTATAACACGAACAAGCAGAGTGTTCCATGCTACTATTTTCAGAAGGGTAACTGCATGAAGGGTGACAAATGCCTGTTTATGCATGGGCCTCAGGCTGCTGCAAACCCTAATCCTCAGCAGTCGGCCAAGGTTCCGATAGCTTCTACTGAGCCACCTCAGTCCCAGAAGAAGGATTCATGGGGTATCAAGGAGTGTCAACAGCAAAATGTACCTACTCAGCAGAGTGCAGCTATAACAAGTGCCGATAAACCAAAAGCCAATATTGATAAGCCGGCTGTACATGTTGATAAGCCAAAAGTCAATGTTGAAGAGCCCGCCGTAGCACCGCCAACTTCTGCAAAAGCTTTTATCAAGGCTGAGGGTGCATCACATAATGTACAGCCTGTAAAGAAAAGTTTGCCGCCTTATTTGCCAGATGATGATCTTCCTGAATTCGATCACAATTATCTTGCTGCTGGCAAGGGGTATGTGCAGCAGAGGAGGAGCCGAAGTCACCAAGTTCAGCATTTGGATGACCGGGCCCAGAATGGTAATAGGGATGCTGATGAGTTCTTGGGGGAGTCTTCTCCGGGCTTTGATGTTCTTGTGGACAATGAAGATGAAGATTCTGGTTATTTACACAATGAAGACAATTTTGCAGGACCGTTGGTTAACCCTATTGATGATTACGACTACCATCGAAGTGAATATGAACTCGCGGTCAAAGATGAAAGAGATCGATACAACGAAATGGCAATGTACGATCGGCTTGGACGGGCACACGGCAACTACGAGCTGGATCGTTTTAGGGCTTCACCCGAGAGATTGTCTGTCCGTGAAAGAAGGCTTTTGCACAGAGAGGCTGACCGTGAGGAGATTGGTGGGTCGGATTTGCGCCATCGGCTTACAAAGCAGAGAAGACTTAATGGTTCGAGATCAGCTCTTAGTCCCGATGGCCGTGGTGAGCACTACCGAAGGGAAAAACAGTATCCAGGGGAGAGAAGGCGGGACCATCATTCTCGCAGAAACCATGACCACCCTCAGCGTGAGAGCTCAATAAGCACCCGCCTCCAAGGTAGAATAAGACTTCCTAGGAGATCTTCACCAGATAGAGCTGATctcaaagagagagatagaggaagACCTCGAGGTAGAGTCTCTCCAGTTCGGCCGGTAGACCTTCACAGTAGGCATCAGGAAAGAACGAGGAAAATAAGTGAGGAATTCACCACTGACGGTAGGAACCTTGGGGGCAGGCTAGGTAAAAGAGATGAAGTGCAGTCAGTGAACTTTCCTGGTCCGAAAAGTCTCGCAGAGCTGAAAGGTGGGAAGGCCGTCGAGAGCTCCCAAGAGCAGCCGGCAAAGGGTACGACTTCTGCTTCTAAAGAGCAACTTCGAGAACCTGTAGGTTCCCTTGGTTTTGAAGGTCCAAAACCACTTAGTGTCATcctgaaaaggaaaagagaggcAGCATTGGGTAATGGTGAATCGTCTGGTGTCAGAAAAGAAGACGTTGAACGAGATGCTGGGACACACGAAAAAGGTGGTGAGCAAGAAATGGGCAGTACCCTTGAAGTGCACAAGGTTGGAACGgtcgaagaagaggaagaagaaggtctGATCCCTTCAGATGGCGAGGATATAAATTATGATGGCAAATCTTCAGCAAAAGGAGATATGGTTGAAGCTGAAGATGGTGTTGATGCTATAGAGGATCAAGAGCTGGAGAATTATGATCAGAGGGATGGAGAGTCTGATTACGAGGCAATGGAGGGCGGTGATTATAAAGTAGAGGAGAATGCTTATCCGGAGGACGATGATGATTTGGATGATGAGGATGACTTTGCGCGGAAAGTCGGGGTCATGTTCTCTTGA
- the LOC109703464 gene encoding zinc finger CCCH domain-containing protein 32-like isoform X1, producing the protein MESAAEREGVRPLTAEEEALKRNTDCVYFLASPLTCKKGSECEYRHSDGARVNPRDCWYWFNGSCLNSKCSFRHPPLDGLFGGPPTSGPTPPPPSQAPASAQGTAPHFPPYNTNKQSVPCYYFQKGNCMKGDKCLFMHGPQAAANPNPQQSAKVPIASTEPPQSQKKDSWGIKECQQQNVPTQQSAAITSADKPKANIDKPAVHVDKPKVNVEEPAVAPPTSAKAFIKAEGASHNVQPVKKSLPPYLPDDDLPEFDHNYLAAGKGYVQQRRSRSHQVQHLDDRAQNGNRDADEFLGESSPGFDVLVDNEDEDSGYLHNEDNFAGPLVNPIDDYDYHRSEYELAVKDERDRYNEMAMYDRLGRAHGNYELDRFRASPERLSVRERRLLHREADREEIGGSDLRHRLTKQRRLNGSRSALSPDGRGEHYRREKQYPGERRRDHHSRRNHDHPQRESSISTRLQGRIRLPRRSSPDRADLKERDRGRPRGRVSPVRPVDLHSRHQERTRKISEEFTTDGRNLGGRLGKRDEVQSVNFPGPKSLAELKGGKAVESSQEQPAKGTTSASKEQLREPVGSLGFEGPKPLSVILKRKREAALGNGESSGVRKEDVERDAGTHEKGGEQEMGSTLEVHKVGTVEEEEEEGLIPSDGEDINYDGKSSAKGDMVEAEDGVDAIEDQELENYDQRDGESDYEAMEGGDYKVEENAYPEDDDDLDDEDDFARKVGVMFS; encoded by the exons ATGGAATCCGCCGCGGAGCGGGAGGGGGTTCGCCCTTtaacggcggaggaggaggcgctgAAGCGGAACACCGATTGCGTCTACTTCCTCGCCTCGCCATTGACGTGCAAGAAG GGTAGCGAATGTGAGTATCGTCACAGTGACGGAGCAAGAGTTAATCCCAGGGATTGTTGGTACTGGTTCAATGGCAGCTGCTTGAATTCAAAATGCTCATTTCGACACCCG CCGCTCGATGGTTTGTTTGGTGGCCCGCCAACTTCAGGACCCACCCCACCTCCTCCATCACAGGCCCCAGCATCCGCACAGGGAACTGCACCCCATTTTCCTCCTTATAACACGAACAAGCAGAGTGTTCCATGCTACTATTTTCAGAAGGGTAACTGCATGAAGGGTGACAAATGCCTGTTTATGCATGGGCCTCAGGCTGCTGCAAACCCTAATCCTCAGCAGTCGGCCAAGGTTCCGATAGCTTCTACTGAGCCACCTCAGTCCCAGAAGAAGGATTCATGGGGTATCAAGGAGTGTCAACAGCAAAATGTACCTACTCAGCAGAGTGCAGCTATAACAAGTGCCGATAAACCAAAAGCCAATATTGATAAGCCGGCTGTACATGTTGATAAGCCAAAAGTCAATGTTGAAGAGCCCGCCGTAGCACCGCCAACTTCTGCAAAAGCTTTTATCAAGGCTGAGGGTGCATCACATAATGTACAGCCTGTAAAGAAAAGTTTGCCGCCTTATTTGCCAGATGATGATCTTCCTGAATTCGATCACAATTATCTTGCTGCTGGCAAGGGGTATGTGCAGCAGAGGAGGAGCCGAAGTCACCAAGTTCAGCATTTGGATGACCGGGCCCAGAATGGTAATAGGGATGCTGATGAGTTCTTGGGGGAGTCTTCTCCGGGCTTTGATGTTCTTGTGGACAATGAAGATGAAGATTCTGGTTATTTACACAATGAAGACAATTTTGCAGGACCGTTGGTTAACCCTATTGATGATTACGACTACCATCGAAGTGAATATGAACTCGCGGTCAAAGATGAAAGAGATCGATACAACGAAATGGCAATGTACGATCGGCTTGGACGGGCACACGGCAACTACGAGCTGGATCGTTTTAGGGCTTCACCCGAGAGATTGTCTGTCCGTGAAAGAAGGCTTTTGCACAGAGAGGCTGACCGTGAGGAGATTGGTGGGTCGGATTTGCGCCATCGGCTTACAAAGCAGAGAAGACTTAATGGTTCGAGATCAGCTCTTAGTCCCGATGGCCGTGGTGAGCACTACCGAAGGGAAAAACAGTATCCAGGGGAGAGAAGGCGGGACCATCATTCTCGCAGAAACCATGACCACCCTCAGCGTGAGAGCTCAATAAGCACCCGCCTCCAAGGTAGAATAAGACTTCCTAGGAGATCTTCACCAGATAGAGCTGATctcaaagagagagatagaggaagACCTCGAGGTAGAGTCTCTCCAGTTCGGCCGGTAGACCTTCACAGTAGGCATCAGGAAAGAACGAGGAAAATAAGTGAGGAATTCACCACTGACGGTAGGAACCTTGGGGGCAGGCTAGGTAAAAGAGATGAAGTGCAGTCAGTGAACTTTCCTGGTCCGAAAAGTCTCGCAGAGCTGAAAGGTGGGAAGGCCGTCGAGAGCTCCCAAGAGCAGCCGGCAAAGGGTACGACTTCTGCTTCTAAAGAGCAACTTCGAGAACCTGTAGGTTCCCTTGGTTTTGAAGGTCCAAAACCACTTAGTGTCATcctgaaaaggaaaagagaggcAGCATTGGGTAATGGTGAATCGTCTGGTGTCAGAAAAGAAGACGTTGAACGAGATGCTGGGACACACGAAAAAGGTGGTGAGCAAGAAATGGGCAGTACCCTTGAAGTGCACAAGGTTGGAACGgtcgaagaagaggaagaagaaggtctGATCCCTTCAGATGGCGAGGATATAAATTATGATGGCAAATCTTCAGCAAAAGGAGATATGGTTGAAGCTGAAGATGGTGTTGATGCTATAGAGGATCAAGAGCTGGAGAATTATGATCAGAGGGATGGAGAGTCTGATTACGAGGCAATGGAGGGCGGTGATTATAAAGTAGAGGAGAATGCTTATCCGGAGGACGATGATGATTTGGATGATGAGGATGACTTTGCGCGGAAAGTCGGGGTCATGTTCTCTTGA
- the LOC109703463 gene encoding auxin response factor 12-like isoform X1: MSTSVGTLDPRPGEEKKCLNSELWHACAGPLVCLPTLGTRVVYFPQGHSEQVAASTNKEVEGHIPNYPNLPPQLICQLHDVTMHADVETDEVYAQMTLQPLNPQEQNDAYLPAEMGIMSKQPTNYFCKTLTASDTSTHGGFSVPRRAAERVFPPLDFSQQPPAQELIARDIHDIEWKFRHIFRGQPKRHLLTTGWSVFVSAKRLAAGDSVLFIWNEKNQLLLGIRRASRPQTIMPSSVLSSDSMHIGLLAAAAHAAATNSRFTIFYNPRASPSEFVIPLSKYVKAVFHTRISVGMRFRMLFETEESSVRRYMGTITEISDMDPIRWPNSHWRSVKVGWDESTAGERPPRVSLWEIEPLTTFPMYPSLFPLRLKHPWYPGVPGLHGDDSNALMWLRGVAGEGNYQSLNFQSPGMGSWGPQRVQSTLLGNDHDQYQMMAAATLSNGTSMKQQFLHIRQPLQSSQEPSNINLLMQQQILQQASQQQLISPQSQHVFHQQLQQLQQQQHQQHQQQQHQQPLNNQKQKIQQTQNYQVPSSPVFQKQSQLPSHLCQKFGLSDPNMNFSTILNSNSAQNMLDSSFLEGSSNMIDLTRISQPMMSEHQQLQWEPKPMASHSSSFGGSGLLPSLVGKDGSAGNENDGHGDVANHTLFGANIDSSSLLYNVVPNLTSNAGDNDVSTIPYGSSSLQNPLYGCLNESSGLLQNSGENDSTNRTFVKVYKSGSVGRSLDITRFNNYDELREELGQMFGIQGQLEDPHRSGWQLVFVDRENDILLLGDDPWESFVNSVWYIKILSPEDVQSLGKQGNDPR, encoded by the exons atGAGCACTTCGGTGGGAACCCTGGATCCCCGCCCAGGAGAAG AGAAGAAATGCTTGAACTCGGAGCTGTGGCACGCCTGCGCCGGCCCCCTCGTTTGCCTACCGACGCTCGGAACACGCGTCGTCTACTTCCCTCAGGGTCACAGCGAGCAG GTTGCTGCATCCACAAACAAGGAGGTTGAGGGACACATCCCAAATTATCCAAACCTACCTCCTCAATTGATTTGCCAACTGCATGATGTTACAATGCAT GCAGATGTGGAAACAGATGAAGTTTATGCTCAAATGACCTTGCAGCCTCTAAACCCG CAAGAGCAAAATGATGCTTATCTTCCAGCTGAGATGGGCATTATGAGCAAGCAGCCGACGAATTATTTCTGCAAGACTTTGACGGCGAGCGATACCAGTACTCATGGAGGATTCTCCGTTCCTCGCCGCGCGGCCGAGAGAGTGTTCCCTCCTCTG GACTTCTCACAGCAGCCGCCAGCTCAGGAGCTTATTGCTCGGGATATTCATGATATTGAGTGGAAGTTCCGGCACATTTTCCGAG GCCAACCAAAAAGGCATCTTCTAACTACTGGCTGGAGTGTGTTTGTCAGTGCCAAGAGACTTGCAGCTGGAGATTCTGTCCTCTTTATATG gaATGAGAAGAACCAGCTTTTACTGGGAATCAGACGTGCTAGTCGGCCACAAACAATAATGCCTTCATCTGTTCTGTCAAGTGACAGTATGCACATTGGACTCCTTGCAGCAGCAGCTCATGCTGCTGCAACAAACAGTCGctttactatattttataaccCGAG GGCAAGTCCATCTGAGTTTGTGATTCCACTGTCTAAGTATGTTAAAGCTGTTTTCCACACTCGAATATCGGTTGGAATGCGCTTTCGTATGCTGTTTGAGACTGAAGAATCAAGCGTTCGTAG GTACATGGGAACGATCACAGAAATAAGTGATATGGATCCTATACGATGGCCAAATTCTCATTGGAGATCAGTCAAG GTCGGTTGGGACGAATCGACGGCAGGTGAGAGACCGCCTAGAGTTTCATTATGGGAAATCGAACCTTTGACAACCTTTCCCATGTACCCCTCTTTGTTTCCACTTAGGCTGAAGCATCCTTGGTATCCCGGTGTGCCTGGTCTACACG GAGACGATAGCAATGCTTTGATGTGGCTGAGAGGTGTTGCTGGAGAGGGAAACTATCAGTCTTTAAATTTTCAGTCACCTGGTATGGGCTCATGGGGCCCACAGAGGGTCCAATCTACCTTGCTGGGAAATGATCACGACCAGTACCAAATGATGGCAGCTGCAACGTTATCAAATGGGACTTCTATGAAACAGCAATTTCTACATATTCGGCAACCTTTGCAGTCTTCCCAAGAACCCAGCAATATAAACCTGTTAATGCAGCAGCAAATTCTTCAGCAAGCAAGTCAGCAGCAGTTGATTAGTCCTCAGTCGCAACATGTTTTCCACCAGCAATTGCAAcaactgcagcagcagcagcatcagcagcatcagcagcagcagcatcagcaaCCGCTCAACAACCAGAAACAGAAGATTCAACAGACGCAGAATTATCAGGTCCCTAGCAGCCCTGTGTTCCAGAAACAGTCGCAGTTGCCCTCTCACCTTTGTCAGAAATTTGGCCTTTCTGATCCAAACATGAACTTTTCaacaattctaaattctaaCAGTGCTCAGAATATGTTAGACTCTAGTTTCCTTGAAGGAAGTTCGAATATGATAGACTTAACTAGAATAAGTCAACCTATGATGAGTGAGCATCAGCAATTACAATGGGAACCAAAGCCAATGGCATCGCATTCTTCATCCTTTGGGGGCTCAGGTTTGCTACCATCACTTGTGGGCAAAGATGGTTCTGCCGGTAATGAAAATGATGGCCATGGTGATGTAGCGAACCACACCCTGTTTGGTGCTAATATCGATTCTTCCTCACTCCTCTATAATGTAGTGCCTAATCTAACTTCAAATGCTGGTGACAATGATGTATCAACAATTCCATATGGTTCTTCATCTCTTCAAAATCCGTTGTATGGTTGCCTCAACGAGTCATCTGGTTTGTTGCAAAATTCAGGAGAGAATGATTCAACAAACAGAACATTTGTGAAG GTGTACAAATCAGGATCAGTAGGAAGGTCATTGGACATCACCCGCTTCAACAACTATGATGAATTACGTGAAGAGCTGGGTCAGATGTTCGGTATTCAGGGTCAATTGGAAGACCCTCATAGATCAGGCTGGCAGCTTGTATTTGTTGACAGGGAGAATGACATACTTCTCCTTGGAGACGACCCCTGGGa ATCATTTGTCAATAGCGTTTGGTATATTAAGATACTCTCACCAGAGGATGTGCAGAGTTTGGGAAAGCAAGGAAATGATCCCCGTTAG
- the LOC109703463 gene encoding auxin response factor 12-like isoform X2: MSTSVGTLDPRPGEEKKCLNSELWHACAGPLVCLPTLGTRVVYFPQGHSEQVAASTNKEVEGHIPNYPNLPPQLICQLHDVTMHADVETDEVYAQMTLQPLNPQEQNDAYLPAEMGIMSKQPTNYFCKTLTASDTSTHGGFSVPRRAAERVFPPLDFSQQPPAQELIARDIHDIEWKFRHIFRGQPKRHLLTTGWSVFVSAKRLAAGDSVLFIWNEKNQLLLGIRRASRPQTIMPSSVLSSDSMHIGLLAAAAHAAATNSRFTIFYNPRYMGTITEISDMDPIRWPNSHWRSVKVGWDESTAGERPPRVSLWEIEPLTTFPMYPSLFPLRLKHPWYPGVPGLHGDDSNALMWLRGVAGEGNYQSLNFQSPGMGSWGPQRVQSTLLGNDHDQYQMMAAATLSNGTSMKQQFLHIRQPLQSSQEPSNINLLMQQQILQQASQQQLISPQSQHVFHQQLQQLQQQQHQQHQQQQHQQPLNNQKQKIQQTQNYQVPSSPVFQKQSQLPSHLCQKFGLSDPNMNFSTILNSNSAQNMLDSSFLEGSSNMIDLTRISQPMMSEHQQLQWEPKPMASHSSSFGGSGLLPSLVGKDGSAGNENDGHGDVANHTLFGANIDSSSLLYNVVPNLTSNAGDNDVSTIPYGSSSLQNPLYGCLNESSGLLQNSGENDSTNRTFVKVYKSGSVGRSLDITRFNNYDELREELGQMFGIQGQLEDPHRSGWQLVFVDRENDILLLGDDPWESFVNSVWYIKILSPEDVQSLGKQGNDPR; the protein is encoded by the exons atGAGCACTTCGGTGGGAACCCTGGATCCCCGCCCAGGAGAAG AGAAGAAATGCTTGAACTCGGAGCTGTGGCACGCCTGCGCCGGCCCCCTCGTTTGCCTACCGACGCTCGGAACACGCGTCGTCTACTTCCCTCAGGGTCACAGCGAGCAG GTTGCTGCATCCACAAACAAGGAGGTTGAGGGACACATCCCAAATTATCCAAACCTACCTCCTCAATTGATTTGCCAACTGCATGATGTTACAATGCAT GCAGATGTGGAAACAGATGAAGTTTATGCTCAAATGACCTTGCAGCCTCTAAACCCG CAAGAGCAAAATGATGCTTATCTTCCAGCTGAGATGGGCATTATGAGCAAGCAGCCGACGAATTATTTCTGCAAGACTTTGACGGCGAGCGATACCAGTACTCATGGAGGATTCTCCGTTCCTCGCCGCGCGGCCGAGAGAGTGTTCCCTCCTCTG GACTTCTCACAGCAGCCGCCAGCTCAGGAGCTTATTGCTCGGGATATTCATGATATTGAGTGGAAGTTCCGGCACATTTTCCGAG GCCAACCAAAAAGGCATCTTCTAACTACTGGCTGGAGTGTGTTTGTCAGTGCCAAGAGACTTGCAGCTGGAGATTCTGTCCTCTTTATATG gaATGAGAAGAACCAGCTTTTACTGGGAATCAGACGTGCTAGTCGGCCACAAACAATAATGCCTTCATCTGTTCTGTCAAGTGACAGTATGCACATTGGACTCCTTGCAGCAGCAGCTCATGCTGCTGCAACAAACAGTCGctttactatattttataaccCGAG GTACATGGGAACGATCACAGAAATAAGTGATATGGATCCTATACGATGGCCAAATTCTCATTGGAGATCAGTCAAG GTCGGTTGGGACGAATCGACGGCAGGTGAGAGACCGCCTAGAGTTTCATTATGGGAAATCGAACCTTTGACAACCTTTCCCATGTACCCCTCTTTGTTTCCACTTAGGCTGAAGCATCCTTGGTATCCCGGTGTGCCTGGTCTACACG GAGACGATAGCAATGCTTTGATGTGGCTGAGAGGTGTTGCTGGAGAGGGAAACTATCAGTCTTTAAATTTTCAGTCACCTGGTATGGGCTCATGGGGCCCACAGAGGGTCCAATCTACCTTGCTGGGAAATGATCACGACCAGTACCAAATGATGGCAGCTGCAACGTTATCAAATGGGACTTCTATGAAACAGCAATTTCTACATATTCGGCAACCTTTGCAGTCTTCCCAAGAACCCAGCAATATAAACCTGTTAATGCAGCAGCAAATTCTTCAGCAAGCAAGTCAGCAGCAGTTGATTAGTCCTCAGTCGCAACATGTTTTCCACCAGCAATTGCAAcaactgcagcagcagcagcatcagcagcatcagcagcagcagcatcagcaaCCGCTCAACAACCAGAAACAGAAGATTCAACAGACGCAGAATTATCAGGTCCCTAGCAGCCCTGTGTTCCAGAAACAGTCGCAGTTGCCCTCTCACCTTTGTCAGAAATTTGGCCTTTCTGATCCAAACATGAACTTTTCaacaattctaaattctaaCAGTGCTCAGAATATGTTAGACTCTAGTTTCCTTGAAGGAAGTTCGAATATGATAGACTTAACTAGAATAAGTCAACCTATGATGAGTGAGCATCAGCAATTACAATGGGAACCAAAGCCAATGGCATCGCATTCTTCATCCTTTGGGGGCTCAGGTTTGCTACCATCACTTGTGGGCAAAGATGGTTCTGCCGGTAATGAAAATGATGGCCATGGTGATGTAGCGAACCACACCCTGTTTGGTGCTAATATCGATTCTTCCTCACTCCTCTATAATGTAGTGCCTAATCTAACTTCAAATGCTGGTGACAATGATGTATCAACAATTCCATATGGTTCTTCATCTCTTCAAAATCCGTTGTATGGTTGCCTCAACGAGTCATCTGGTTTGTTGCAAAATTCAGGAGAGAATGATTCAACAAACAGAACATTTGTGAAG GTGTACAAATCAGGATCAGTAGGAAGGTCATTGGACATCACCCGCTTCAACAACTATGATGAATTACGTGAAGAGCTGGGTCAGATGTTCGGTATTCAGGGTCAATTGGAAGACCCTCATAGATCAGGCTGGCAGCTTGTATTTGTTGACAGGGAGAATGACATACTTCTCCTTGGAGACGACCCCTGGGa ATCATTTGTCAATAGCGTTTGGTATATTAAGATACTCTCACCAGAGGATGTGCAGAGTTTGGGAAAGCAAGGAAATGATCCCCGTTAG